Within the Thermoanaerobaculales bacterium genome, the region GCCGTCCTCGCGGAAGAAGTCGTAGAGCTGGAAGCTCTCGACCTCGGCGAAGGCGCGCCGCCGGCGGAGCAGCGGGAACAGCTGGCGCTCGTGGCGCCGGACCAGCTCGGCGTCCGGCTGCTCGGCCCATCGGGCGCGGTAGAACTCCATCCCGTACTTCTCGGCCAGGCCTTCCGCCTGACCGTGGCCGAACATCGGCAGCCCGGGCAGTGTCGCCATCAGGGTCGCCACCCCGAAGTACTTGCCGTCCTTGCCGAACTGGTCGAGGGCGGTGCGCTCGTCGGGGTTGGACATGAAGTTGACGTAGCGCTTGAGGATCCGCGGGTCGAACTCGAGGGTGCTGCGGATCAGGTGCCGGTAGTCGGCGTTGCGCTCGTCGCGCAGCATGTTCATGAACGCCGAGTTGTAGACCCGGTGCATGCCCAGGGTGCGCACGAAGTAGCCCTCGAGCAGCCAGAACGCCTCGGCCAGCAGCAGCGTGTCCGGCGCCTCGGCCGCCACCCGGTCCACCACCTCCCGCCAGAACTCGACGGGCATTGCGGCGTCGAACTCGGCGCGCGTCATGCCCTGGCCGGCGCGCGACGGGATGTCGCCGCCGGAGCCCGGCTCCGGGAACCAGAGCCGGTGGAAGTGCCGCTTGGTGAGCGTCATGGCGGCGTCGAAGCGGATCACCGGCGACTGCCTGGCGACGTGCAGGATGGTCTGGATCACGGCCTCCCGGACCTCGGGCTTCCGGTAGTCGAGCTGGGCGGTGTCGTTCCACGGCATGCCGGTGCCGTCGTTGCCGTGGTAGATGAACCGCTCGTCGCCGGTCCAGTGGTCGCGGCGCCGGAACACGACCGCGGCGTCGCTGCGGTCCCAGTAGTGGTCCTCGATGTAGACGCCGACCCGCTGGTCGTCGCACAGGTCGGGCCCGTTGAACGAGTAGCTCGGGAACGGCGGCCGGTCGAGGCTGATGAACCAGTCCGGGTGCTCGATCACCCACCGGGAGTCGATGCCGACGTGGTTGGGCACCATGTCGGTCGCGATCCGGATGCCGCGCCGCCAGGCCCGGGCCTTGAGCTCGGCGAAGGCGGCGTCGCCGCCCAGGTCGGCAGCCACCCGGTAGTCCTCCAGCGAGTAGGCCGATGCCACCGCCTCGCCGTCGCCCATCATCCGCTTGATTCGGGCCGAGGCGCGGCTGCGCTCCCAGAAGCCGATCAGCCAGATTCCGGTGAAGCCCCAGCTCGCGAGACGGTCGAGCTCGACGTCCGGGATCGCGTCGAGGGTCGCGATCGGGCGCTGGTGGCGCTCGGAGAGCTGGCCCAGCCAGACGTGGACGTTCTTGGCCATCAGCACCAGCCGCGGCATCCAGTCGCGATCCTCCGAGTAGGCCTCGCGCTCGTCCTCCAGGATGGAGAGCGCGGGGGCCTCGACCGGGCCGGGCCCGAAGCCGAGGAACACGCGGCGCTCCTCGGCGAACAGGTCGAGGCTCGCGAGCACGCGATCGAGCTCGTCCCCGATCAGCACCGACCAGGTCATGCGGATGTAGGCGAGCTGGCCCTCGAGGGAGTCCGGGGCGGCCCGGATCGGCGCCTCGAGCAGGTCGAGCAGCCCGCCCCCGGTGCCCTCGATCTTCGGCTGCCCGGCGAGGAAGACCCGCAGGCGGTCCATCGCCTTCAAGTAGGCGGTGCCGAGCCGCAGGGAGGAGTCATCGAACAGCTCGCGGAACGGCGCGAAGGCGGGGTTGCGGTTGGCCAGCCAGAGCAGGAGCAGCTCCTCGAGCGCCAGCTCGCGGTTGCGTTCGCCGCCGGTGACGCCGGCGAGCCACGCGGCGGCGGTCCGCTCGCCGCGGTGGACGGCCAGGGGCGGAAACTCGGACACGAAGGCGAGCAGCAGCTCGTCCACCGGAGGGCGGCCGATCGCGGCCTCGAGGTCCTCGAGGGCGTCGGCCAGCAGCCGGGGGTTGCTGAGCCGGCGATAGCGCGCGACCAGCAGGTGGGCAAACTCGTCGATCAGCCCCACCGCGTTGAGCTGGCCGGCGCTGACCGCGCGCTCGGGGAAGCGCGCGGCGTCGCGGCGCTGGTTGATCCGGTGCGCGAGCTCGCGCGCCGCCCGGAAGTCGGCGATGACGACGTTGCCGGTGAGGGAGAACAGCGCGTCGTCGACGCCGTAGCGCTCCCTCGCCGCGCGCGAGACGTGGAACTCGCGCTCCGCTCGATCGCTTACCGCCAACGCCGACCCCCACGCACGATGATAGACGGGATCAGGCCGAATCCACAGTGATCGGCCGTCAGCCCGGCCCGTCGGCGCCCGGTGGCAGATCCGGCTTCCGGCTTCGTGCTGCGCACTTCGTCGTGACGAATCCGGCTTCGCCTGTGGCTTCGCCGGGACGAGTCGCCGTGACACGGGCGGGCGGCAGGTGGCGGCCCTGTCACCTATCACGTATCACCATCACGTGTCACTTCTCCGGAAGCGGGCCCGGAAGCGGGCGCGGAAGCGGGCGCGGAAGCGGGGTCAGGCAAACGCCGGTTGCGTCAGCGTCAGGAGCCGGCGGGCCATGGCAGGTCGACGGTCAGCGGGCAGTGGTCGGAGACGTCCCAGAAGGTGCCGTCCTCCTCGCCGGGACGTGACACCAGCGGTCCGCAGCCGGCCCGCGCGCAGTGCAGCCACGGCCGGGCGGCCGGCAGGTCGCCGCCGAGGCCGCGCACCAAGATGTGGTCGAGCTGCGACGGCAGCTGGACGCCGTCCGCCTCGCCCTCTCCCTCCCAGTACTCGGTGCAGCCGGCGGCGTTGGGGACCCGGCTGAGCCCGACCCGGCCGTACAGGCGGTCGACCGTCTCCAGCTCCCGGCGCGTGGAGCCGCGCTCACCGCCGGTGGTGTTGAAGTCACCCATCACCACCAGCCCCTGCCCGGAGGCGCTGCCGCTCCACCGTCGCAACCACTCGATCAGGGCGCGGTGCTGCTCGATGCGGACCGGGTATCCCTTCGGGCTCGCCTTCAGGTGAACCTGGACCACCGTGAAGTCCAGGCCCGGCCGGCCCCGGCCGCGCAGCCGCAGCGCGAGGGCCGGCCGCAGGTCCTCGTCGACCACGACCTCGCGGATCTCCACCGGCCCGCCGACCGCCTCCAGGACCCGGTCGTCCCATGCGATGGCGACCCGCTGGCTCCACCGGCCGCCGTGCCGCGACATCACCACCTTGTAGGCGCGGTCGCCGGCGGTCCGCCGCAGGATCGGGGGGAAGCGCCGCGCGTCTCGGATCTCGGCAAGGCCGAGAACGTCGGCGTCGAGACCGGCGAGGGCATCCTCGAGGTCGCAGATGTTGGTCTGCCGCGCGAAACCGAGCTCGGGGTCGCCGGCCCGTTCGTCGAGCGGGAAGTTCCGCACGTTCCAGGTGGCGAGCCGCAGCCATCCGGCAGGACACGGCGGCGGCAGCTCGCCGGCGGTCACGCCCGGCCCCGCGAAGCCGGCGCAGCGGAGGCGGCTGCGAAGGTGAAGCGCGGCGGCGGCGATCACGACGATCACCACCGCCACCGCGACCACGGCCAGCTTCGACCGGCGAGCCATCACGGGAAGTGTCGCCGAGCCGGCCCGGGCTGGCAAGCGGATCTCCACCCGCGCCGATCGGCCACGGAAAGCCTGTCAAATGAGGAGAGTTCTCAATTTCCTCCGGCCTGGGGGGCGCTTGACTTCGGTGACGGTTCTAATCATATTCGTAACCGTTATGTCACAGCGCCCGGCCGGTTGCGGCGCCGCTCGGCGCCTCCTGGCGATCGAGTTGACGGTGTGCGCCCGCGGAGCGTGCCCGGAGCGCGGGACCGCGTGGTGCTCTGACCAGGGCGCGGCGCCGATCACGTCCGAACCGACCATCTCAATCGAGAGAGACTAGGGAGGAACCACGATGTTGTCGACTTCTCTTGTCCTGATCCTGCTCGCCGCGGCCGGCGCGATGCCGACCCAGCTCACCACCCCGGCGGCCAGCGCGGTGGTGACCGACGGGCCGGCCGTGCCCTCGCACCCCTACGCGAAGGGCCAGGTCGAGTACTACATGACTGACGAGGAAAAGGACTACATCCGACCCGGCCTGACGACCGAGATCCTGTCGGTGACCATCGGGGACGATCGTCGTCCGGTGGTCGAGCTCGCCTTCCTCGACGACATGGACCTGCCGCTCGACCGCGAGGGCCGGCTGACGCCCGGGCCGATCAGCGCCAGCTTCGTGCTCGCCTGGTGGGACAACGAGCTGCGCCAGTACACCGCGTACACGACGCGGCCGCAGACCAGCCCGATCACCGGCGTGACGGAGATCCAGGCTTCCGCGGACAGGAACGGCACCTGGGAGGACATCGAGATCGGGCACGCCCGCTACACCTTCGGCACGGTGCTGCCGGACGGCTTCGACGGCTCGAAGACCCACACCCTCTACGTGTACACGCGGCGCAACACCACCGAGATGGTCGGCAAGGAGTACTTCTCGGACCCGGACCTCGACTTCCGTCCCGACGGCGGCGAGGTCACCGAGACTTGGGGCTCGCTCCAGACCGAGACCTGCAACGCCTGCCACGACCCGCTCGCGCTGCACGGCGGCCCGCGCCGCTCGGTCAAGGGCTGCGTGACGTGCCACCAGCCGCAGTCGATCGACCCCGACACCGGCAACACGGTCGACATGAAGGTGATGGTCCACAAGATCCACATGGGGGCCGACCTGCCGAGCGTGCAGGCCGGGACGCCCTACGTCATCATCGGCAACCAGCAGTCGGTCCACGACTACTCCGCGATCCTCTACTCGATGGACGTCCGCAACTGCACCAGCTGCCATCCGGCAGAGGCGGCCCAGGGCCATGTCTGGTACAGCGAGCCGTCGCGGGCCGCGTGCGGGTCCTGCCACGACGACCTCGACTGGGTGACCGGCGCCAACCACGCCGGCGGGCCGGCGGCCGACGATGAGTTCTGCGCCGTCTGCCACCAGCCCCAGGGGGACCGCGAGTTCGACGCCTCGGTGATGGGGGCGCACACCATCCCCACCAAGTCGGCGCAGCTGCCCGGCCTCAACATGGAGATCGTCGAGGTGGCCGACGCCGCCCCCGGCAGCATGCCGACGGTGTCCTTCACCCTGACCAACGACGACGGCTCGATGGTGGCCGACATCGCGAGCCTGCGCACCCTGACCCTGCGCGCCGCCGGCCCGACCGGCGACACCATCGACTACACGATCGACATCTCGCAGGACGCCCGCGACGCCGCGCTCGCCGGCGACGTCTATGTCAAGACCTTCGCCACCGCGATCCCGGAGGATGCCACCGGCACCTGGACCTTCACCGCCGACGTCCGCCGCACCACCGTCATCGACGACGGGTCGGACGATGGCCTCGAGGTGACCGAGGGCGCCTTCAACCCGATCTACTACGTGCCGGTCACGGGCGACGCTGCGGGCCCGCGGCGCGTCGTCGTCGCGATGGAGAAGTGCAACGTCTGCCACGACATGTTGGCGCTGCACGGCGGCCAGCGCCTGAACGTCCAGGAGTGCATGCCGTGCCACCGGCCGAACAACAGCGACGTCTCCCGGCGCCCGGCCGATCAGCTGCCGCCGGAGTCGGTCGACATGCGCTACATGATCCACAAGATCCACACCGGGCTCGAGCTGGTCAACGACTACACGGTGTACGGCTTTGGCGGCACGCCCTACAACTTCAACCACATCGGCTACCCGGGCGACCGCCGCAACTGCCTGCGCTGCCACGAGGAA harbors:
- a CDS encoding endonuclease/exonuclease/phosphatase family protein translates to MARRSKLAVVAVAVVIVVIAAAALHLRSRLRCAGFAGPGVTAGELPPPCPAGWLRLATWNVRNFPLDERAGDPELGFARQTNICDLEDALAGLDADVLGLAEIRDARRFPPILRRTAGDRAYKVVMSRHGGRWSQRVAIAWDDRVLEAVGGPVEIREVVVDEDLRPALALRLRGRGRPGLDFTVVQVHLKASPKGYPVRIEQHRALIEWLRRWSGSASGQGLVVMGDFNTTGGERGSTRRELETVDRLYGRVGLSRVPNAAGCTEYWEGEGEADGVQLPSQLDHILVRGLGGDLPAARPWLHCARAGCGPLVSRPGEEDGTFWDVSDHCPLTVDLPWPAGS
- a CDS encoding OmcA/MtrC family decaheme c-type cytochrome: MLSTSLVLILLAAAGAMPTQLTTPAASAVVTDGPAVPSHPYAKGQVEYYMTDEEKDYIRPGLTTEILSVTIGDDRRPVVELAFLDDMDLPLDREGRLTPGPISASFVLAWWDNELRQYTAYTTRPQTSPITGVTEIQASADRNGTWEDIEIGHARYTFGTVLPDGFDGSKTHTLYVYTRRNTTEMVGKEYFSDPDLDFRPDGGEVTETWGSLQTETCNACHDPLALHGGPRRSVKGCVTCHQPQSIDPDTGNTVDMKVMVHKIHMGADLPSVQAGTPYVIIGNQQSVHDYSAILYSMDVRNCTSCHPAEAAQGHVWYSEPSRAACGSCHDDLDWVTGANHAGGPAADDEFCAVCHQPQGDREFDASVMGAHTIPTKSAQLPGLNMEIVEVADAAPGSMPTVSFTLTNDDGSMVADIASLRTLTLRAAGPTGDTIDYTIDISQDARDAALAGDVYVKTFATAIPEDATGTWTFTADVRRTTVIDDGSDDGLEVTEGAFNPIYYVPVTGDAAGPRRVVVAMEKCNVCHDMLALHGGQRLNVQECMPCHRPNNSDVSRRPADQLPPESVDMRYMIHKIHTGLELVNDYTVYGFGGTPYNFNHIGYPGDRRNCLRCHEEGTYGVPLPEGTQEVITERDWYSPMQPAAASCLACHSTIDAAAHAWVNTAPFGEACAACHGEDREFSVDRVHAR
- a CDS encoding alpha-amylase family glycosyl hydrolase; translation: MAVSDRAEREFHVSRAARERYGVDDALFSLTGNVVIADFRAARELAHRINQRRDAARFPERAVSAGQLNAVGLIDEFAHLLVARYRRLSNPRLLADALEDLEAAIGRPPVDELLLAFVSEFPPLAVHRGERTAAAWLAGVTGGERNRELALEELLLLWLANRNPAFAPFRELFDDSSLRLGTAYLKAMDRLRVFLAGQPKIEGTGGGLLDLLEAPIRAAPDSLEGQLAYIRMTWSVLIGDELDRVLASLDLFAEERRVFLGFGPGPVEAPALSILEDEREAYSEDRDWMPRLVLMAKNVHVWLGQLSERHQRPIATLDAIPDVELDRLASWGFTGIWLIGFWERSRASARIKRMMGDGEAVASAYSLEDYRVAADLGGDAAFAELKARAWRRGIRIATDMVPNHVGIDSRWVIEHPDWFISLDRPPFPSYSFNGPDLCDDQRVGVYIEDHYWDRSDAAVVFRRRDHWTGDERFIYHGNDGTGMPWNDTAQLDYRKPEVREAVIQTILHVARQSPVIRFDAAMTLTKRHFHRLWFPEPGSGGDIPSRAGQGMTRAEFDAAMPVEFWREVVDRVAAEAPDTLLLAEAFWLLEGYFVRTLGMHRVYNSAFMNMLRDERNADYRHLIRSTLEFDPRILKRYVNFMSNPDERTALDQFGKDGKYFGVATLMATLPGLPMFGHGQAEGLAEKYGMEFYRARWAEQPDAELVRRHERQLFPLLRRRRAFAEVESFQLYDFFREDGTVDENVFAYSNGSGSERSLVLYHNRYAETRGWVRRSCAVQTVPGGGPDSFRHTTIAEALELPAGDEWYVVLADAASGLEYLRHCRSLHDHGLYLELAAYQLHAFADIRQAADSPDRRYARLAAQLGGRGVPSIADALAELELEPVLAPYRRLVAPDHLEGLLDALSAAPEGPPEAGLLDRVEATLEELLGAIQARIGAAHAPELARAIRCDLEELLAGDRGHALAELSPPPAAGSPLLPAAIAWVLLRRLSDGAPDGCDEGDVGSWLDGWFLLANLRRSLLALGLGEWACDRAAAAVRVLDACRQWWRPEAAGPPDLEAMMRRLLARPAVSSFLGVNRFQGVDWFIAECWDELRRCLAVVCAMEASDAEGLASATRQLELLEAAGTASGYRVDELLAALAAGLE